Proteins from a genomic interval of Anolis sagrei isolate rAnoSag1 chromosome 1, rAnoSag1.mat, whole genome shotgun sequence:
- the LOC132776681 gene encoding retinol dehydrogenase 7-like isoform X4: MSWTDTFVKYRDWAGILVLSVMICWLIRDRLKEKNLSGKYVFITGCDSGFGCALAKHLDSNGFHIIAACLSEKGCRELMANTSQSLKTVILNLTDPSSIDEAVKFVREETGDIGLYGLVNNAGRSMPMAPTDWMQLEDFHTTLDVNLIGLIGVTLKLLPLLKKSRGRIVNVSSVLGRLACIGGGYCVSKCGVEAFSDSLRRDMYHFGVQI; the protein is encoded by the exons ATAGAGATTGGGCAGGCATTCTGGTGCTATCCGTCATGATTTGCTGGCTCATCAGAGACAGACTGAAAGAAAAAAACCTGAGTGGGAAGTATGTCTTCATAACTGGATGTGACAGTGGCTTTGGCTGTGCTTTGGCTAAACACCTTGATAGTAATGGGTTCCACATCATTGCTGCTTGTCTCTCAGAGAAGGGATGTCGGGAGCTGATGGCCAACACCTCTCAGTCCTTGAAAACAGTAATACTCAATCTGACTGACCCTTCCAGTATTGATGAGGCAGTGAAGTTTGTGAGAGAGGAAACTGGGGATATAG GACTGTATGGTTTAGTCAATAATGCTGGGAGATCCATGCCCATGGCCCCCACTGACTGGATGCAGCTGGAAGATTTCCACACCACTTTGGATGTCAATCTAATAGGTCTTATTGGGGTCACCTTGAAGCTCCTTCCACTTCTGAAAAAATCTAGAGGAAGAATAGTTAATGTGTCAAGTGTTTTGGGTCGATTGGCATGCATCGGCGGTGGCTATTGTGTGTCAAAGTGCGGAGTGGAGGCATTCTCTGATAGTCTGCG